Proteins encoded by one window of Gopherus evgoodei ecotype Sinaloan lineage unplaced genomic scaffold, rGopEvg1_v1.p scaffold_32_arrow_ctg1, whole genome shotgun sequence:
- the LOC115640787 gene encoding zinc finger protein RFP-like isoform X1: protein MAAESPVESLQGEVTCPVCLDYFTEPVTLECGHNFCRACISQCWEGSDTAASCPQCRETVQQRNLRPNRQLANVVEIAKRLSLQAAKGAGGDGVCGEHQEALKLFCEEDQTPICVVCDRSRAHRAHRVVPIQEAAQEYKERIQAHLKTLREEREKLLGLKVTGERNTQEFLKQTQTERQKIVSEFQQLQQFLEEQERLLLAQLEKLDEEIVRIQNENISKFSEQISHLSELISEMEGKCQKPASEFLQDVKSTLSRCEKRKFQQPEEISPELEEQVSGFSQKAIALLETLRKFKDTLPSALETKRGGSLGTFRQVNVTLDPDTAHPELVLSEDRKCATWGDTRQRLPKNPERFDTERCVLGCEGFTSGRHCWEVEVGAGQYWAVGVASVSVRRKGEISRSPEGGIWAVECWRDQFWAFTSPVTPLPLSRVPSRIRVCLDCDRGQVTFIDAGDEAPIFTFPPGSVPGERIRPWFWVGGSQLRLCP, encoded by the exons ATGGCTGCAGAGAGCCCCGTGGAAAGTCTCCAGGGGGAAGTTACATGTCCCGTCTGTCTGGACTATTTCACAGAACCTGTCACTCTGGAGTGTGGGCACAATTTCTGCCGAGCCTGCAtcagccagtgctgggagggatcAGATACAGCCGCCTCCTGCCCTCAGTGCAGAGAAACTGTGCAGCAGAGAAACCTGAGGCCCAACAGGCAGCTGGCAAATGTTGTAGAAATTGCCAAACGGTTGAGTTTACAGGCAgcaaagggagcaggaggggacgGGGTGTGCGGGGAACACCAGGAGGCTCTGAAACTGTTCTGTGAAGAGGATCAAACCCCCATCTGTGTGGTGTGCGACAGATCCCGGGCTCACCGCGCTCACAGGGTGGTTCCCATACAGGAGGCTGCCCAGGAGTACAAG gAAAGAATCCAGGCCCATTTGAAGActctgagggaagagagagaaaagctgctGGGATTGAAAGTGACTGGAGAGAGGAATACCCAGGAGTTTCTG aaacaaacacaaaccGAGAGGCAGAAGATTGTGTCTGAATTTCAGCAACTGCAGCAGTTCCTGGAGGAACAAGAGAGACTCttgctggcccagctggagaagctGGATGAGGAGATTGTGAGGATCCAGAATGAAAATATCAGTAAATTCTCCGAGCAGATTTCCCATCTCAGTGAGCTGATCAGTGAGATGGAGGGGAAGTGTCAGAAGCCAGCAAGTGAATTCCTGCAG gaTGTCAAAAGCACCTTGAGCAG GTGTGAAAAGAGGAAGTTCCAGCAGCCAGAGGAAATTTCTCCTGAACTGGAAGAGCAAGTCAGTGGTTTTTCCCAGAAAGCGATTGCGCTATTGGAGACTCTGCGGAAGTTCAAAG acACTCTGCCATCTGCACTGGAGACAAAAAGAGGAGGATCCCTAGGAACATTCAGACAGG TGaatgtgactctggatccagacacggCTCATCCTGAACTCGTCCTGTCTGAGGATCGGAAATGTGCGACATGGGGAGACACGCGGCAGCGACTGCCCAAGAACCCTGAGAGATTTGACACTGAGCgctgtgtgctgggctgtgagggattcacctcggggagacattgctgggaggtggaggtgggggccgggcaatactgggctgtgggggtggccagCGTGtctgtgaggaggaagggagagatcAGCCGTAGCCCTGAGGGGGGGATATGGGCTGTGGAGTGCtggagggatcagttctgggcttTCACCTCCCCTGTgacccccctgcccctgagccGGGTCCCCAGCAGGATCCGGGTTTGTCTGGACTGTGACCGGGGGCAGGTGACATTTATCGATGCTGGTGACGAGGCCCCGATCTTCACTTTCCCGCCGGGCTCCGTCCCTGGGGAGAGAATCCGACCCTGGTTCTGGGTGGGGGGATCCCAGCTCAGACTGTGTCCCTGA
- the LOC115640787 gene encoding zinc finger protein RFP-like isoform X2 has protein sequence MAAESPVESLQGEVTCPVCLDYFTEPVTLECGHNFCRACISQCWEGSDTAASCPQCRETVQQRNLRPNRQLANVVEIAKRLSLQAAKGAGGDGVCGEHQEALKLFCEEDQTPICVVCDRSRAHRAHRVVPIQEAAQEYKKQTQTERQKIVSEFQQLQQFLEEQERLLLAQLEKLDEEIVRIQNENISKFSEQISHLSELISEMEGKCQKPASEFLQDVKSTLSRCEKRKFQQPEEISPELEEQVSGFSQKAIALLETLRKFKDTLPSALETKRGGSLGTFRQVNVTLDPDTAHPELVLSEDRKCATWGDTRQRLPKNPERFDTERCVLGCEGFTSGRHCWEVEVGAGQYWAVGVASVSVRRKGEISRSPEGGIWAVECWRDQFWAFTSPVTPLPLSRVPSRIRVCLDCDRGQVTFIDAGDEAPIFTFPPGSVPGERIRPWFWVGGSQLRLCP, from the exons ATGGCTGCAGAGAGCCCCGTGGAAAGTCTCCAGGGGGAAGTTACATGTCCCGTCTGTCTGGACTATTTCACAGAACCTGTCACTCTGGAGTGTGGGCACAATTTCTGCCGAGCCTGCAtcagccagtgctgggagggatcAGATACAGCCGCCTCCTGCCCTCAGTGCAGAGAAACTGTGCAGCAGAGAAACCTGAGGCCCAACAGGCAGCTGGCAAATGTTGTAGAAATTGCCAAACGGTTGAGTTTACAGGCAgcaaagggagcaggaggggacgGGGTGTGCGGGGAACACCAGGAGGCTCTGAAACTGTTCTGTGAAGAGGATCAAACCCCCATCTGTGTGGTGTGCGACAGATCCCGGGCTCACCGCGCTCACAGGGTGGTTCCCATACAGGAGGCTGCCCAGGAGTACAAG aaacaaacacaaaccGAGAGGCAGAAGATTGTGTCTGAATTTCAGCAACTGCAGCAGTTCCTGGAGGAACAAGAGAGACTCttgctggcccagctggagaagctGGATGAGGAGATTGTGAGGATCCAGAATGAAAATATCAGTAAATTCTCCGAGCAGATTTCCCATCTCAGTGAGCTGATCAGTGAGATGGAGGGGAAGTGTCAGAAGCCAGCAAGTGAATTCCTGCAG gaTGTCAAAAGCACCTTGAGCAG GTGTGAAAAGAGGAAGTTCCAGCAGCCAGAGGAAATTTCTCCTGAACTGGAAGAGCAAGTCAGTGGTTTTTCCCAGAAAGCGATTGCGCTATTGGAGACTCTGCGGAAGTTCAAAG acACTCTGCCATCTGCACTGGAGACAAAAAGAGGAGGATCCCTAGGAACATTCAGACAGG TGaatgtgactctggatccagacacggCTCATCCTGAACTCGTCCTGTCTGAGGATCGGAAATGTGCGACATGGGGAGACACGCGGCAGCGACTGCCCAAGAACCCTGAGAGATTTGACACTGAGCgctgtgtgctgggctgtgagggattcacctcggggagacattgctgggaggtggaggtgggggccgggcaatactgggctgtgggggtggccagCGTGtctgtgaggaggaagggagagatcAGCCGTAGCCCTGAGGGGGGGATATGGGCTGTGGAGTGCtggagggatcagttctgggcttTCACCTCCCCTGTgacccccctgcccctgagccGGGTCCCCAGCAGGATCCGGGTTTGTCTGGACTGTGACCGGGGGCAGGTGACATTTATCGATGCTGGTGACGAGGCCCCGATCTTCACTTTCCCGCCGGGCTCCGTCCCTGGGGAGAGAATCCGACCCTGGTTCTGGGTGGGGGGATCCCAGCTCAGACTGTGTCCCTGA
- the LOC115640669 gene encoding E3 ubiquitin-protein ligase TRIM39-like produces MPECITSQNSMPRCEKGKFQQPKEISPELEEQISGFSQKTIVLSETLRKFKANVTLDPDMAHPILILSANRKSVRWGDTWQDLPNTPERFDTELCVLGCEGFTSGRHCWEVEVGAGQYWSVGVARESVGRKGEISHSPEGGIWAVGWCWGGQFRALTSPVTPLPLSRVPSRIRVCLDCDRGQVTFIDAGDEAPIFTFPPGSVPGERIQPWLWVEPGSQLRLCP; encoded by the exons ATGCCTGAATGCATCACCTCCCAGAACTCCATGCCAAG GTGTGAGAAGGGGAAGTTCCAGCAGCCAAAGGAGATTTCTCCTGAACTGGAAGAGCAAATCAGTGGTTTCTCCCAGAAAACTATTGTGCTATCAGAGACTTTGAGGAAGTTCAAAG CGaatgtgactctggatccagacatGGCTCATCCCATCCTCATCCTGTCTGCCAATCGGAAAAGTGTGAGATGGGGAGACACATGGCAGGATCTGCCCAACACCCCTGAGAGATTTGACACTGAGCTctgtgtgctgggctgtgagggattcacctcggggagacattgctgggaggtggaggtgggggccgggcaATACTGGTCTgtgggggtggccagagagtctgtggggaggaagggagagatcagccatagccctgagggggggatctgggctgtggggtggtgctgggggggtcaGTTCCGGGCTCTCACCTCCCCTGTgacccccctgcccctgagccGGGTCCCCAGCAGGATCCGGGTTTGTCTGGACTGTGACCGGGGGCAGGTGACATTTATCGATGCTGGTGACGAGGCCCCGATCTTCACTTTCCCGCCGGGCTCCGTCCCTGGGGAGAGAATCCAACCCTGGCTCTGGGTGGAGCCGGGATCCCAGCTCCGACTGTgtccctga